One region of Dokdonia sp. 4H-3-7-5 genomic DNA includes:
- a CDS encoding acetyl-CoA C-acyltransferase translates to MKTAYIVKAYRTAVGKAPKGVFRFKRADELAAETIQYMMKELPEFDKKRIDDVIVGNAMPEGSQGLNMARLISLMGLDVIDVPGVTVNRFCSSGIETIGMAVAKIQAGMGDCIIAGGAESMSSVPMTGFKPELNYDAIVKTGHEDYYWGMGNTAEAVANEFKVSREDQDEFAYNSHVKALRALAEDRFQDQIVPIDVEQTYIDANGKRATKSYTVNKDEGPRAGTSKEALAKLRAVFAAGGSVTAGNSSQMSDGAAFVMVMSEEMVKELNIEPIARMVNYAAAGVPPRIMGIGPVAAIPKALKQAGLKQNDIELIELNEAFASQSLAVIRELGLDPNIINVNGGAIALGHPLGCTGGKLSVQLFDEMRKRDMSGKYGMVTMCVGTGQGAAGIYEFLK, encoded by the coding sequence ATGAAAACAGCATATATAGTAAAAGCATATAGAACAGCCGTTGGGAAAGCTCCCAAAGGTGTCTTCAGATTCAAGCGAGCAGATGAGCTTGCTGCAGAAACCATCCAGTATATGATGAAGGAGCTGCCAGAATTTGATAAAAAACGCATAGATGACGTAATCGTAGGAAATGCAATGCCAGAAGGATCACAAGGTCTTAACATGGCACGTCTTATCTCATTAATGGGACTTGACGTAATTGATGTACCTGGTGTAACCGTAAACCGTTTTTGTTCTTCTGGAATAGAAACTATCGGGATGGCAGTAGCAAAGATTCAAGCAGGAATGGGCGATTGTATTATCGCTGGTGGTGCAGAGTCTATGTCTTCTGTACCTATGACAGGATTTAAACCAGAATTAAACTACGATGCCATTGTAAAAACTGGGCACGAAGATTACTACTGGGGAATGGGTAACACGGCAGAGGCTGTTGCAAATGAATTCAAGGTATCTCGTGAAGATCAAGATGAGTTTGCATACAACTCTCACGTGAAAGCACTCCGTGCACTTGCTGAAGATCGTTTCCAAGATCAGATTGTTCCTATTGATGTGGAGCAAACATATATTGATGCAAATGGTAAGAGAGCAACTAAATCTTACACAGTAAATAAAGACGAAGGACCACGTGCTGGAACTAGTAAAGAGGCGCTTGCAAAGCTTAGAGCAGTATTTGCTGCTGGCGGAAGCGTTACTGCAGGTAACTCTTCACAAATGAGTGATGGTGCTGCCTTTGTAATGGTGATGAGTGAGGAAATGGTTAAGGAATTAAACATCGAGCCTATCGCACGTATGGTAAACTATGCTGCAGCTGGTGTACCACCACGTATTATGGGAATAGGTCCTGTAGCTGCGATTCCTAAGGCATTGAAGCAAGCAGGTCTTAAGCAAAATGATATTGAACTTATCGAGCTTAACGAGGCATTTGCATCACAATCTCTTGCGGTAATTCGCGAGCTAGGTCTTGATCCAAATATCATAAACGTAAACGGTGGAGCTATTGCTTTAGGTCACCCACTAGGATGTACAGGTGGTAAACTTTCGGTACAGTTATTTGACGAGATGCGTAAGCGTGATATGTCAGGTAAATACGGGATGGTAACTATGTGTGTAGGTACTGGACAAGGAGCAGCAGGAATTTACGAATTCCTTAAATAA
- a CDS encoding acyl-CoA dehydrogenase family protein produces MATEETKKDILRGGQFIVKETACEDVFTMEDLDEEQRMMRDSTKEFVDRDLWAHWERFEKKDYAYTEETMRTAGELGLLGVAVPEEYGGLGMGFVSTMLVCDYISGATGSFSTAFGAHTGIGTMPITLYGNEAQKQKYVPKLATGEWFGAYCLTEPGAGSDANSGKTKAVLSEDGKSYKISGQKMWISNAGFCNLFIVFARIEDDKNITGFIVENDPSNGITLGDEEKKLGIHSSSTRQVFFNDTVVSAENMLSERGNGFKIAMNALNVGRIKLAAACLDAQRRVVNEAVTYAKERVQFKTPIINFGAIKQKIATMATNVYVDESASYRAAKNIEDRIAMRHAEGNTHQEAELKGVEEYAIECSILKVAVSEDVQNTTDEGIQVFGGMGFSADAPMESAWRDARIARIYEGTNEINRMLAVGMMVKKAMKGHVDFMGPATAVGEELMGIPSFDTPDFSETLSEEKDLLKRLKKVFLMVAGSAAKKYGTELEQHQQLLMAAADILIEIYMSESAILRTEKNIKRSGLESQTTQLAMTQLYLFNAVDIIQTKAKEAIISFAEGDEQRMMLMGLKRFTKYTNQPNVIGLRNQIAADVEQHGKYRFDA; encoded by the coding sequence ATGGCAACAGAAGAAACAAAAAAAGATATCCTACGCGGTGGACAATTTATCGTAAAAGAAACAGCTTGTGAAGATGTATTCACAATGGAAGATCTTGACGAAGAGCAAAGAATGATGCGCGATAGTACTAAGGAGTTTGTAGATCGTGATCTATGGGCACACTGGGAGCGCTTTGAAAAGAAAGATTATGCATACACAGAGGAAACAATGCGTACGGCTGGTGAACTTGGTTTACTAGGTGTTGCAGTACCAGAAGAGTATGGAGGATTAGGAATGGGCTTTGTATCTACAATGCTTGTTTGTGATTACATCTCTGGTGCAACTGGATCTTTTAGTACAGCCTTTGGAGCACATACAGGAATTGGTACCATGCCAATTACTTTATACGGTAACGAAGCGCAAAAACAAAAATATGTACCTAAACTTGCTACTGGTGAGTGGTTTGGTGCTTACTGTCTTACAGAGCCAGGTGCTGGATCTGATGCAAACTCAGGAAAAACAAAAGCAGTACTTTCTGAAGATGGAAAATCTTACAAGATTTCTGGACAGAAAATGTGGATTTCAAACGCAGGATTCTGTAACCTTTTTATCGTATTCGCAAGAATAGAAGACGATAAGAACATCACAGGATTTATCGTAGAAAATGATCCTTCTAACGGAATCACACTAGGTGACGAAGAGAAGAAATTAGGTATCCACTCTTCTTCTACACGTCAGGTATTCTTTAACGATACTGTAGTATCTGCAGAGAATATGCTTTCTGAGCGTGGTAACGGATTTAAAATTGCAATGAATGCACTAAACGTAGGTCGTATTAAACTTGCTGCTGCTTGTCTTGATGCACAACGTCGTGTAGTAAACGAAGCAGTAACGTATGCTAAGGAGCGTGTACAGTTTAAAACTCCTATCATAAACTTTGGAGCTATCAAGCAAAAGATTGCTACTATGGCTACAAATGTATATGTAGATGAGTCTGCATCATACAGAGCCGCAAAAAACATAGAGGATCGTATCGCTATGCGTCATGCAGAAGGAAACACACACCAAGAAGCAGAGCTTAAAGGTGTTGAGGAATATGCTATTGAGTGTTCTATTCTTAAAGTTGCCGTGTCTGAAGATGTACAGAATACAACAGATGAAGGTATCCAAGTTTTTGGAGGAATGGGCTTTAGTGCAGATGCTCCTATGGAATCTGCTTGGAGAGATGCTCGTATCGCTCGTATTTATGAAGGTACAAACGAGATTAACCGCATGCTAGCGGTAGGAATGATGGTGAAGAAGGCTATGAAAGGTCATGTAGACTTTATGGGACCTGCTACTGCTGTAGGTGAAGAGCTTATGGGAATTCCTTCTTTTGATACACCAGACTTTTCTGAAACATTATCTGAAGAGAAAGATCTTCTTAAGCGTCTTAAGAAAGTATTCTTAATGGTAGCAGGATCTGCTGCAAAGAAATATGGAACAGAGTTAGAGCAACACCAGCAATTACTAATGGCTGCTGCAGATATCTTGATTGAAATCTATATGTCTGAGAGTGCAATCTTACGTACAGAGAAGAATATCAAGCGTTCTGGTCTTGAGAGCCAGACTACGCAACTTGCAATGACGCAATTATACTTATTTAACGCAGTAGATATTATCCAGACTAAGGCTAAAGAAGCTATCATCTCTTTTGCCGAAGGTGATGAGCAGCGCATGATGCTTATGGGTCTTAAGCGTTTTACAAAGTACACAAACCAGCCTAATGTAATAGGCTTACGTAACCAGATTGCTGCAGATGTTGAGCAACATGGAAAATATCGCTTTGACGCATAA
- a CDS encoding pyruvate carboxylase: MKIKKVLVANRGEIAIRVLRACTELNIATVAIYTYEDRYSQHRNKADESYQIGKNNEPLKPYLDMDQIIDLAKSKHVDAIHPGYGFLSENSTFARKCAENGIIFIGPKPEVMDALGDKITAKKVAQQCGVPIIESNKTALDTLDIALSEATKIGYPLMLKAASGGGGRGMRIIRKVEDLQLSFDSARNEALNSFGDDTMFLEKYVEDPKHIEVQIVADSHGNIRHLYERDCSVQRRHQKVVEMAPSYGLSQTLRDNLYKYAVAIATEVNYNNIGTVEFLVDADDNIYFIEVNPRIQVEHTVTEMVTGIDLVKTQIFVAGGYNLSDKQIKIYGQESIGTYGFAIQCRLTTEDPVNNFTPDYGKITTYRSASGMGIRLDAGSIYQGYKVSPFFDSMLVKVSAHGRTLDGSIRKMVRALKEFRIRGVETNIHFLQNVIQTDTFKNGKTTVNFIQNTPALFDIKLSQDRTSKVVQFLAEVSVNGNSDVKKKDDSKIFRTPETPLYSLSDPFPKGTKDLLTELGPEEFCKWLMAEKKIHYTDTTLRDAHQSLLATRMRSYDMLKVASSFAKNHPNTFSMEVWGGATFDVCLRFLHESPWTRLRELRKAVPNILFQMLLRGSNGVGYKAYPDNLIEKFVEKSWENGVDIFRIFDSLNWVKAMEPSIQYVRNLTGGIAEGAISYTGDILDVKQTKYDLKYYTQLAKDLENAGAHMIAIKDMAGLLKPYAATELVTALKDTVNLPIHLHTHDTSSLQTATYLKAIEANVDVVDVALGGLSGLTSQPNFNAVVEMMKYQEREHPFEMDKLNQFSNFWEDTREIYYPFESGLKAGTAEVFEHEIPGGQYSNLRPQAMALGLGDRFAEVKKMYAAVNSMFGNLVKVTPSSKVVGDMAIFMVTNNLTPEDVMERGDTISFPESVINFFKGDLGQPVGGFPKKLQAIILKNKDAYTDRPNAHLAPVDFDKEYETFTAKFQKGFTRPLEMEDFLSYMLYPKVFEQAHENYKKYGNLALVPTKNFFYGMALGEEILIELEPGKTVIIKLLSIGIPSEEGMRTVFFKVNGENRFVEVHDTSLNIKKVENLKVDPEDSNQIGAPLQGSLYKVLVKKGQEVKENDPLFIIEAMKMETTVVASKDGRVASITVSDGNMVSQNDLVLTIE; this comes from the coding sequence ATGAAAATTAAAAAAGTCCTTGTCGCCAATCGCGGGGAAATTGCTATTAGAGTACTGCGTGCCTGTACCGAACTTAATATCGCTACAGTTGCGATTTATACCTACGAAGACAGATACTCACAACATCGCAATAAAGCAGATGAGTCTTACCAAATAGGCAAGAATAATGAGCCACTCAAGCCCTATCTTGATATGGATCAGATTATTGATCTAGCCAAATCTAAACATGTAGATGCCATTCACCCCGGATACGGTTTCTTGTCTGAAAACTCCACCTTTGCTAGAAAATGTGCCGAAAACGGTATCATTTTTATAGGCCCTAAACCTGAGGTAATGGATGCGCTAGGTGATAAAATCACTGCAAAAAAAGTAGCACAACAGTGTGGCGTTCCTATTATTGAAAGTAATAAAACTGCGCTAGACACCCTAGATATCGCTCTTAGCGAGGCTACAAAAATAGGCTACCCATTGATGCTTAAAGCTGCCTCTGGTGGTGGTGGTAGAGGGATGCGTATTATACGTAAGGTAGAAGATTTACAGCTTAGTTTTGACTCGGCTCGTAATGAGGCGCTCAACTCCTTTGGTGATGATACTATGTTTCTTGAGAAATATGTAGAAGATCCTAAGCATATAGAAGTACAGATTGTAGCAGATTCTCACGGTAACATTAGACACCTATATGAGCGTGATTGCTCTGTACAACGTAGACACCAGAAGGTGGTAGAGATGGCTCCTTCTTATGGACTATCACAAACACTACGCGATAATCTATACAAATATGCCGTTGCCATCGCTACTGAAGTAAACTACAACAATATTGGTACTGTTGAGTTTTTGGTAGATGCAGATGATAATATTTACTTCATTGAAGTAAATCCGCGTATTCAAGTGGAGCATACGGTTACTGAGATGGTGACAGGTATCGATCTTGTAAAAACGCAGATTTTTGTCGCAGGAGGTTATAACCTATCAGACAAGCAGATTAAGATTTACGGTCAAGAATCTATTGGTACTTATGGTTTTGCGATACAGTGCCGCCTTACTACCGAAGATCCTGTAAATAACTTTACGCCAGATTATGGGAAGATTACTACCTACCGTAGTGCTTCTGGTATGGGAATCCGTCTTGATGCGGGAAGTATTTACCAAGGGTATAAAGTAAGTCCGTTTTTTGACTCTATGCTAGTTAAAGTTTCTGCACATGGTAGAACGCTTGATGGCTCCATTCGTAAGATGGTAAGAGCATTAAAAGAATTTAGAATACGTGGTGTAGAAACTAACATTCATTTTCTGCAAAATGTCATCCAGACAGATACCTTTAAAAACGGAAAAACTACCGTAAACTTTATACAGAACACTCCTGCCCTATTTGACATCAAGCTATCACAAGACAGAACTTCAAAAGTGGTTCAGTTTCTTGCAGAGGTAAGTGTCAATGGAAATTCTGACGTAAAGAAAAAAGACGATTCTAAAATTTTTAGAACGCCAGAAACCCCATTATACAGCCTCTCAGACCCTTTCCCGAAAGGGACCAAAGACTTACTCACAGAGTTAGGTCCAGAGGAGTTTTGTAAATGGCTCATGGCAGAAAAAAAAATTCACTATACAGATACGACCCTGCGTGATGCGCACCAGTCCCTACTGGCTACACGCATGCGTTCGTATGACATGCTTAAGGTAGCATCAAGTTTTGCAAAGAATCACCCTAACACCTTTAGTATGGAAGTTTGGGGAGGTGCAACCTTTGATGTTTGTCTGCGTTTCTTGCACGAAAGCCCGTGGACACGCCTGCGCGAACTGCGTAAAGCGGTGCCTAATATCCTTTTCCAGATGCTCTTAAGAGGATCAAACGGTGTAGGATACAAGGCATATCCAGATAACTTGATAGAGAAATTTGTTGAAAAATCTTGGGAGAATGGTGTAGATATTTTTAGAATTTTCGATTCCCTTAACTGGGTAAAAGCTATGGAGCCTAGCATCCAGTACGTGCGTAACCTCACAGGAGGTATTGCCGAAGGTGCAATAAGCTACACCGGAGATATTCTTGATGTAAAGCAAACTAAGTATGATCTTAAGTATTATACCCAGCTAGCAAAAGATCTTGAAAACGCAGGAGCACATATGATTGCCATAAAAGACATGGCAGGACTCTTAAAACCGTATGCCGCAACAGAACTGGTAACAGCGCTTAAAGACACCGTAAACTTACCAATCCACTTACACACACATGATACGTCATCACTACAGACGGCTACTTATCTTAAAGCCATTGAAGCAAATGTAGATGTGGTAGATGTGGCCCTAGGCGGACTATCAGGACTTACCTCTCAACCTAACTTTAATGCGGTGGTGGAGATGATGAAATATCAAGAGCGTGAGCATCCTTTTGAGATGGACAAACTCAATCAGTTTTCAAATTTCTGGGAAGACACCCGCGAGATCTACTACCCTTTTGAGTCTGGACTCAAAGCAGGAACCGCAGAAGTTTTTGAACATGAGATTCCAGGAGGGCAATATTCTAACCTTAGACCACAAGCAATGGCGCTAGGTCTTGGTGATCGCTTTGCCGAAGTAAAAAAGATGTATGCTGCCGTAAATAGTATGTTTGGAAACCTAGTTAAAGTAACTCCTAGCTCAAAAGTAGTGGGTGATATGGCAATATTTATGGTAACTAATAACCTTACGCCAGAAGATGTGATGGAGCGTGGCGACACTATTTCCTTCCCAGAATCTGTGATTAATTTCTTTAAAGGTGATTTAGGGCAGCCCGTGGGCGGATTCCCTAAAAAATTACAGGCTATCATCTTAAAGAATAAAGACGCCTATACAGATCGCCCTAACGCGCATCTGGCTCCTGTAGATTTTGACAAGGAATATGAAACCTTTACGGCAAAATTCCAAAAAGGGTTTACACGCCCTCTAGAGATGGAAGACTTCTTATCATACATGCTCTACCCTAAGGTGTTTGAGCAAGCGCATGAAAATTACAAGAAGTACGGTAACCTAGCCCTCGTACCTACTAAGAATTTCTTTTACGGTATGGCATTAGGAGAAGAGATTCTCATTGAGCTAGAGCCTGGTAAAACGGTCATCATCAAGTTGCTTTCTATTGGGATACCTAGTGAGGAAGGAATGCGCACCGTGTTCTTTAAAGTAAATGGTGAAAACCGCTTTGTCGAAGTACACGACACCTCGCTCAACATTAAGAAAGTAGAAAATCTTAAAGTAGACCCAGAAGACAGCAACCAGATAGGCGCTCCCTTACAAGGATCGCTCTATAAAGTGCTTGTCAAAAAAGGGCAAGAGGTAAAGGAAAACGACCCACTCTTTATCATAGAAGCTATGAAAATGGAAACCACCGTAGTAGCCTCAAAAGACGGCCGCGTAGCATCCATTACCGTAAGCGACGGCAATATGGTCTCACAAAATGACCTTGTACTCACTATTGAGTAG